The Nonlabens spongiae genome contains a region encoding:
- a CDS encoding glycosyl hydrolase 53 family protein — protein sequence MNLFRFKNLSSICVNVLFIIGFAILLQSCKEKSKVNDSSVTAIEEEPNLKGYTEYYQVETGEPVALVFASYKTTMLADGKDQSLLRISATDSSGMEIKNIHKPFKISVKGDARVSAEDGSELKQVSQSDTLSVWQSNIENGVQKLYLIAGKTVDRIQVEVSSEGLRNASHEIHTIPDDVELLQPTADQITPSSKITPEMLGADISFLPQLEARGMKFYDKGVEKDAISILKDHGLNYVRLRIFVNPENPQGYSPEKGFCDLDHTLAMAKRVKDAGMNLLLDFHYSDTWADPQKQFKPKAWEGLDFNQLKTQLNTYTKSVLNKLKAQGTLPDMVQVGNEINHGMVWPEGHISNLDNLAGLLKSGVSAVREVDPEITVMMHLALGGQNEETVFWFDNMIARGVEFDIIGLSYYPIWHCTLDDLNSNAHDLINRYQKDVNVVEYSAFKKAVNDLAFSLPDDRRNGTCIWEPLNTWSKIFDEEGRPLEELEYYDQFALDYLMKKD from the coding sequence ATGAATCTATTCCGCTTTAAAAACCTGAGCAGCATTTGTGTCAATGTGTTATTTATTATTGGTTTTGCGATACTCCTGCAGTCTTGTAAAGAGAAGTCCAAGGTTAATGATTCTTCAGTCACAGCAATTGAGGAGGAGCCTAACTTGAAAGGTTACACTGAGTATTATCAAGTAGAAACTGGTGAGCCTGTAGCGCTCGTATTTGCCAGTTACAAAACCACCATGCTGGCTGATGGTAAGGATCAATCCCTGTTGCGCATAAGCGCCACCGACAGCAGCGGTATGGAAATTAAAAATATCCACAAACCATTTAAGATTAGCGTTAAAGGAGATGCTCGCGTTAGCGCTGAAGACGGTTCAGAACTAAAACAAGTATCACAAAGTGATACCCTTTCTGTATGGCAGTCAAACATTGAAAACGGAGTACAAAAACTTTACCTAATCGCGGGTAAAACCGTCGATCGCATTCAGGTCGAAGTGAGTAGTGAAGGATTACGCAATGCGTCTCATGAAATCCACACCATACCAGACGATGTAGAGTTATTGCAACCTACAGCAGATCAAATTACCCCAAGTTCTAAAATCACTCCAGAAATGCTGGGAGCCGATATCTCATTTCTTCCTCAGCTGGAAGCCCGAGGTATGAAGTTCTATGACAAAGGTGTGGAGAAAGATGCTATTTCGATTCTGAAAGATCACGGCTTGAACTATGTGCGACTGCGCATTTTTGTCAATCCTGAGAATCCACAGGGATATTCTCCAGAAAAAGGGTTTTGTGATCTTGATCACACCCTTGCCATGGCAAAACGCGTCAAAGATGCCGGCATGAACCTCCTACTCGACTTTCATTACAGTGATACCTGGGCAGATCCACAAAAGCAATTCAAGCCTAAGGCTTGGGAAGGACTGGATTTCAATCAACTCAAAACTCAGCTCAATACGTACACAAAATCAGTGCTTAATAAGCTTAAAGCACAAGGCACGCTACCCGATATGGTGCAAGTTGGAAACGAGATCAATCACGGCATGGTGTGGCCAGAAGGTCATATTTCAAATTTGGACAATCTTGCTGGCTTGCTTAAATCAGGAGTGAGTGCGGTGCGAGAAGTAGATCCTGAAATTACGGTCATGATGCACCTCGCTCTGGGCGGACAGAATGAGGAAACGGTATTCTGGTTTGATAATATGATCGCTCGCGGAGTGGAGTTTGATATCATCGGACTTTCCTATTATCCCATTTGGCATTGCACGCTGGACGATTTGAATAGCAATGCTCACGATCTAATTAACCGTTACCAGAAAGATGTGAACGTGGTAGAATACAGCGCCTTCAAGAAAGCCGTTAATGATCTCGCCTTCTCTCTTCCAGATGATCGTAGAAATGGAACTTGCATTTGGGAACCTTTGAATACTTGGAGTAAGATTTTTGATGAAGAAGGGCGGCCTTTGGAGGAGTTGGAATATTATGATCAGTTTGCTCTGGATTATTTGATGAAGAAGGATTAG
- a CDS encoding nucleotidyltransferase family protein, which translates to MNFAETVSFIAQSLSLYYSDHNLECVKNWIDHEKVDWEAVVKVSTQHYVLPALYANLKKADLVSLLPEDLVAYMQYISKLNMERNDEIIKQCLDIKDLFQKHDLDPVFLKGTGLLLGKEELKHYRMLADIDILLPKDQNAQAYQLLQKNGYYTNKKITDIPTERHRPRLVHENYIASVEIHDEVLRTPNDRYLSGATVIDRRFRKSDINLPHLDDQLALAIASSQINDFGHDRRTISLKTMNDVLILKSRGAQLEMENHSLGKVLNNYISFVSEISKIKLEYHRNADTQLYLEEMRKILTDEKFREKQSKAAQKELYFKTRLGIIPKAIRNKEYRKWLWERLKVGNRVN; encoded by the coding sequence ATGAATTTCGCTGAAACCGTTTCATTTATCGCGCAATCCCTGAGTTTGTACTATTCAGATCATAACCTAGAATGTGTTAAAAATTGGATTGATCATGAAAAGGTTGATTGGGAGGCGGTGGTTAAAGTCAGTACCCAGCATTACGTTTTACCGGCGCTCTACGCTAATCTCAAAAAAGCCGATTTAGTTTCTCTCCTCCCTGAAGATCTAGTCGCCTACATGCAGTATATTTCTAAGCTGAACATGGAGCGAAATGATGAAATCATCAAACAGTGTCTTGATATCAAGGACTTGTTTCAAAAACACGATTTGGATCCTGTATTTTTAAAAGGAACCGGATTGCTGCTAGGCAAAGAAGAGCTAAAGCATTACAGAATGCTCGCTGATATCGATATCTTACTACCCAAAGATCAAAATGCTCAAGCCTATCAATTGCTGCAAAAGAATGGCTATTACACCAATAAAAAGATCACTGATATTCCCACAGAGAGACACCGACCGCGACTGGTGCACGAGAATTACATCGCATCGGTTGAGATTCATGACGAAGTTCTAAGAACTCCTAACGATCGGTACTTGAGTGGAGCTACGGTTATTGATAGACGCTTTCGCAAAAGCGATATCAACTTACCCCACCTCGATGACCAACTAGCTCTAGCGATAGCATCCAGCCAGATTAACGACTTCGGTCATGACCGTAGAACGATCAGCTTAAAAACAATGAATGATGTTCTAATTTTGAAATCCCGAGGTGCACAGTTAGAGATGGAAAACCATTCGCTGGGCAAGGTCCTGAATAACTATATCAGTTTTGTTTCTGAGATAAGCAAGATTAAACTAGAATATCATAGGAACGCCGACACTCAGCTGTACCTAGAGGAGATGCGCAAAATACTTACTGACGAAAAGTTTAGAGAAAAACAGTCTAAAGCTGCCCAGAAAGAGCTTTACTTCAAAACCCGACTAGGAATCATTCCCAAAGCAATACGCAATAAGGAATATCGCAAATGGCTTTGGGAACGCCTCAAAGTAGGAAATCGAGTGAATTAA
- a CDS encoding DUF4252 domain-containing protein translates to MKRIIFIVAFLVTSVGTMAQNLDSIGNLKNTSETVVTSEMFKLIANIDLGDTDDEVKEMKSMVDNLSELRVYMTDNSDSAKKMKQIVNGYISKNNLVKLMHVKEEDQMFTFHMRKGSTDKKVRDLIMFMDGNGNDGEDSVFLIISGDIDMDQISKITKSLNTPGQKQIEEATKNK, encoded by the coding sequence ATGAAAAGAATAATTTTTATAGTAGCCTTTTTAGTTACCTCAGTAGGAACGATGGCTCAAAATCTAGATAGCATAGGCAATCTTAAAAACACCTCAGAAACGGTGGTTACTAGCGAGATGTTCAAGTTAATCGCAAACATAGATCTAGGCGATACTGACGATGAAGTCAAAGAAATGAAAAGTATGGTCGACAACCTTTCTGAACTGCGCGTCTACATGACGGACAATAGTGATAGTGCTAAAAAGATGAAACAAATTGTTAATGGTTACATCTCAAAGAACAACCTTGTAAAACTCATGCATGTAAAGGAAGAAGATCAGATGTTTACCTTCCACATGCGCAAGGGAAGTACAGATAAAAAAGTACGCGACTTGATCATGTTTATGGACGGTAACGGTAACGATGGAGAAGATTCGGTATTTTTAATCATCTCTGGAGATATCGATATGGATCAGATCTCAAAGATCACTAAGTCTCTCAACACACCTGGTCAGAAGCAAATTGAAGAGGCCACAAAGAACAAATAA
- a CDS encoding endonuclease — protein sequence MMKIWTLAVLLLGSAFAKAQIVINELDADTESTDTLEFIELKTDNPFESLDGYIMVLFNGSSSTTTGQGRAYFVEDLDGLTSDENGLVVIGMPRVSPVPERIFFNDNFQNGADAVGIYLGEPADFPEGNSFATTTNLIDALVYDTSDPDNQNLLNLLGESVQYNENENGNKDFESLQRKNDGTYEAKVPTPFSLNDAVGLSYVGVGYATSTDEITEGQSFDITFTLTEVQPQDLVLNFTLDNGGYDSSDYTGATQVTILANTLSTTLTFNTIDDSLDEGDEFLQINIQNNLPQGFKRLNDNEQVLVIDNDFVVASYGTPLNPTYGIVASTAPSNYYDSLDGLSGQALGDEITAIIADPSRARIHTYSDVTDILKEADKSPLNSNQVWLMYTEQQRPIRDFQDSGGSSVGLWNREHIYPRSRGDFFGIEYDDIADGINVFTESRADSLRHGYSDAHHLRATDGPENSSRGNSDYPEYNGPAGSQGSWHGDVARALFYMDLRYNGLDLVNGNPSDSTVGQLGDLATLIQWHRDDPADDFEMNRNNVIFNWQNNRNPFIDIPELAEFIYGNQSGQTFTLSNATESLVRFTLYPNPSHRSFKIDGLEDRAELVIFDLAGRKVLNKSVGDNQLIHHNLPAGSYLINIISVDSRATLKLQVAR from the coding sequence ATGATGAAAATTTGGACACTCGCTGTCCTGCTTTTAGGTTCCGCTTTCGCGAAAGCGCAAATCGTTATCAACGAGCTCGACGCCGATACAGAAAGTACGGACACCCTTGAATTTATTGAATTAAAAACAGATAACCCTTTTGAATCCCTTGATGGCTACATCATGGTTTTGTTTAATGGGAGTTCAAGTACCACGACTGGACAGGGACGCGCCTATTTTGTAGAGGATCTTGATGGCCTCACTAGTGATGAAAACGGGCTTGTGGTCATAGGCATGCCTCGCGTATCTCCCGTACCAGAGCGTATTTTTTTCAACGACAATTTTCAAAATGGGGCCGATGCGGTAGGAATCTACTTAGGCGAGCCTGCCGATTTTCCAGAGGGAAATTCATTTGCCACGACTACTAATTTGATTGATGCATTAGTTTACGATACCAGCGATCCTGATAATCAGAATCTTCTGAATCTGTTGGGTGAGAGCGTTCAGTATAATGAAAATGAAAACGGAAATAAAGATTTTGAATCCTTGCAACGTAAAAATGATGGAACTTATGAGGCCAAAGTCCCTACCCCATTTTCGCTGAACGATGCTGTAGGACTATCTTACGTAGGTGTAGGTTACGCTACTTCTACAGATGAGATTACAGAAGGTCAATCCTTTGACATCACTTTTACTCTTACTGAGGTCCAGCCACAAGATCTGGTTTTGAATTTTACGCTCGATAACGGCGGGTATGACAGCAGCGACTATACTGGAGCTACGCAAGTAACTATTTTAGCTAATACGCTTTCTACTACGCTTACTTTCAATACGATTGACGATAGTCTGGATGAAGGCGATGAATTTTTACAGATCAATATTCAAAACAATCTACCACAGGGATTCAAAAGATTGAACGATAACGAGCAAGTGCTGGTCATTGATAATGATTTTGTCGTGGCTAGTTACGGTACACCGCTCAACCCAACTTACGGTATAGTTGCGAGCACAGCACCTTCAAATTATTATGACTCGCTTGATGGTCTTTCTGGCCAGGCCTTGGGAGATGAAATTACAGCGATCATTGCAGACCCAAGCAGAGCACGCATTCATACCTACAGCGATGTGACAGATATTTTAAAAGAGGCAGACAAATCTCCTCTTAACAGCAATCAGGTGTGGTTAATGTACACAGAACAACAGCGACCCATACGCGATTTTCAGGATTCAGGCGGCAGTAGTGTAGGTTTGTGGAATCGCGAGCACATTTATCCACGATCAAGAGGAGACTTTTTTGGTATTGAGTATGATGACATTGCCGATGGTATCAATGTTTTCACCGAATCCAGAGCCGACAGTCTCAGACACGGCTATAGCGATGCACACCACTTACGCGCCACAGACGGTCCAGAAAATAGTAGTCGCGGTAATAGCGATTATCCAGAATATAATGGCCCAGCTGGTTCTCAGGGAAGTTGGCATGGTGATGTCGCCCGAGCGCTGTTTTACATGGATTTGAGGTATAATGGATTGGATCTTGTCAACGGAAATCCTAGTGATTCAACCGTGGGTCAGTTAGGCGATCTAGCGACCTTGATTCAATGGCACCGCGATGATCCCGCCGATGATTTTGAAATGAATCGCAATAATGTGATCTTCAATTGGCAAAACAACCGTAATCCATTCATAGACATACCAGAACTGGCAGAATTTATCTACGGAAATCAGTCGGGACAGACTTTTACGCTTTCTAATGCTACGGAGAGCCTAGTTCGTTTTACGCTTTATCCAAACCCGAGTCATCGCAGTTTTAAAATAGACGGCCTCGAGGATCGTGCGGAGCTGGTGATATTTGATCTAGCAGGTAGAAAAGTGTTGAACAAATCTGTTGGGGACAATCAACTTATTCATCACAATCTTCCTGCAGGTAGCTACTTGATCAACATTATTTCAGTTGACAGCAGAGCAACTTTGAAATTGCAGGTGGCTAGGTAA
- a CDS encoding RNA polymerase sigma factor has product MNQRDFITIFKDVQQKMFFLSRRLLRSEDEAADAVQEVMVKLWEKREQLETVKNKEAYAMQMVKNYSLDRLKSKQASHLKIVHSNYDDDSLNAQEELERHSRVQMVRKMINQLPEQYKTVIQLRDIQRYDYEAIENIMEMKPTAVRVSLSRARKMLRELIEEQYKTEIA; this is encoded by the coding sequence ATGAACCAAAGAGACTTTATCACAATCTTTAAGGACGTACAACAAAAGATGTTCTTTTTGAGCAGAAGACTGTTGCGATCAGAAGATGAGGCTGCAGATGCGGTACAAGAGGTCATGGTAAAATTGTGGGAGAAACGCGAGCAGCTGGAAACAGTTAAAAACAAAGAAGCCTATGCCATGCAAATGGTGAAGAATTATTCGCTGGACCGGCTTAAAAGCAAACAGGCAAGTCATTTGAAGATTGTACATAGCAATTACGATGATGACAGCCTGAATGCACAAGAGGAGCTGGAACGCCACTCTAGAGTGCAAATGGTGCGGAAAATGATCAATCAACTACCAGAGCAGTATAAAACGGTCATACAGCTCAGAGACATACAGCGCTATGACTACGAGGCCATTGAAAATATCATGGAGATGAAGCCCACAGCGGTACGCGTTTCCCTGAGCCGCGCCAGAAAAATGCTGCGCGAACTGATTGAAGAACAATATAAAACAGAAATCGCATGA
- the ychF gene encoding redox-regulated ATPase YchF: protein MKAGIVGLPNVGKSTLFNCLSNAKAQSANFPFCTIEPNVGVVNVPDPRLEKLEELVQPEKVIPATVEIVDIAGLVKGASKGEGLGNQFLGNIRETDAIIHVLRCFNNDNIVHVDGSVDPLRDKETIDIELQLKDLETVDKKLEKVKRAARTGNKEAIKEEEALLKVKNALEGGSSVRAVEMDQDSRDAFIKPLQFITDKPVLYLCNVDDDAAASGNEYVEKVREAVKDENAEVLVLAVGTEADITELDDYEERQMFLADMGLDEPGSAKLIRSAYSLLNQQTYFTAGKKEVRAWTVKIGATAPQAAGVIHTDFEKGFIRAEVIKYDTYVEYGSEAKVKEAGKLKIEGKDYIVQDGDVMHFLFNV from the coding sequence ATGAAAGCAGGAATCGTAGGATTGCCAAACGTGGGAAAATCCACTTTATTCAACTGTCTGTCCAATGCCAAGGCGCAAAGTGCCAATTTCCCTTTTTGTACCATCGAGCCTAACGTAGGTGTAGTAAACGTTCCAGATCCACGCCTGGAAAAACTGGAAGAGCTGGTTCAGCCTGAGAAAGTGATCCCTGCAACTGTGGAGATAGTTGACATTGCCGGTCTGGTAAAGGGTGCCAGTAAAGGTGAAGGGTTGGGAAATCAGTTTTTGGGTAACATACGTGAAACTGATGCAATCATACATGTTTTAAGGTGCTTCAATAACGACAACATCGTTCACGTAGATGGTAGCGTGGATCCTCTACGTGATAAAGAAACGATCGATATCGAGTTGCAGCTCAAAGACCTTGAAACGGTTGATAAAAAACTGGAAAAGGTAAAACGTGCAGCACGTACTGGAAACAAGGAAGCGATTAAAGAAGAAGAAGCACTACTTAAGGTGAAAAATGCTTTGGAAGGTGGTAGTTCTGTAAGGGCGGTAGAAATGGATCAAGATTCACGCGATGCCTTCATCAAACCTCTTCAGTTCATAACCGACAAACCTGTGCTTTATCTATGCAACGTAGACGACGACGCGGCAGCAAGCGGAAACGAGTATGTGGAGAAAGTGCGCGAGGCCGTAAAAGATGAAAATGCAGAAGTACTTGTTCTAGCGGTAGGCACCGAGGCCGATATTACAGAACTGGACGATTATGAGGAGCGCCAGATGTTTCTGGCAGATATGGGACTGGACGAGCCTGGGAGTGCTAAGTTGATCCGTTCAGCTTATTCTCTACTCAATCAGCAAACCTATTTTACAGCGGGTAAGAAAGAGGTACGTGCCTGGACGGTGAAGATAGGTGCTACCGCTCCTCAAGCTGCTGGTGTGATCCATACAGACTTTGAGAAAGGTTTTATACGAGCTGAGGTGATCAAATACGATACTTACGTAGAGTATGGATCTGAAGCTAAAGTTAAGGAAGCAGGAAAACTGAAGATTGAAGGAAAGGACTACATTGTTCAGGATGGAGATGTGATGCACTTCCTTTTTAACGTGTAA
- a CDS encoding DUF4252 domain-containing protein, which translates to MNRLILKLIAVSAVIMTTLASCDSDPTVQSYYVDSEEKPGFYKQTVPKTILGIDERKLDEESLQAYNSLDKVSVLLLPAKPGEENRIKEEVEVFDKIISNGDYKTLITYNSDGMKVNLVYEGSSEKIDEIIAYGRYEDKVMGVARILGDDMNLGSIAKMFNELDGSDINPAGIKSILGGMGVDLEKEMQRDSIYSE; encoded by the coding sequence ATGAATAGATTAATCTTAAAACTCATTGCGGTAAGCGCGGTCATCATGACCACGCTTGCTTCATGTGATAGCGACCCTACCGTGCAGTCGTACTATGTAGATAGTGAAGAAAAACCCGGATTTTACAAACAAACCGTTCCTAAAACGATCTTAGGTATAGATGAAAGGAAGCTAGACGAAGAGTCTCTTCAAGCTTATAATAGCCTTGATAAAGTCAGCGTACTCCTTCTACCTGCAAAACCAGGCGAAGAGAATCGGATAAAGGAGGAGGTTGAAGTCTTTGACAAAATTATATCCAATGGTGACTATAAGACTTTGATTACCTATAATTCAGACGGTATGAAAGTTAATCTTGTTTATGAGGGTTCCTCTGAAAAGATTGACGAAATCATTGCTTATGGCAGGTACGAGGATAAAGTCATGGGAGTTGCACGTATTTTAGGTGATGATATGAATCTGGGTAGTATCGCAAAAATGTTTAATGAATTGGACGGTAGCGATATAAATCCCGCAGGAATAAAAAGCATTCTGGGTGGCATGGGAGTCGATCTCGAGAAAGAAATGCAACGAGACAGCATTTACAGCGAGTAA